From Leishmania braziliensis MHOM/BR/75/M2904 complete genome, chromosome 22, a single genomic window includes:
- a CDS encoding putative small nuclear ribonucleoprotein → MASVSPSETGSTLITFLQHLRGTLVEIELKNASIVSGEIAYVDANMNTYMSHVKITSKGKNPVEVEEYMVRGSTIRYIILPESLNTYDVLKQASAKKNGAAKK, encoded by the coding sequence ATGGCGTCTGTGTCACCCTCCGAAACAGGCAGCACGCTCATCACgttcctgcagcacctgcgcggcACCCTGGTCGAGATTGAGCTGAAGAATGCCTCCATCGTCTCGGGCGAAATCGCCTACGTCGATGCCAACATGAACACCTACATGTCACACGTAAAGATCACCAGTAAGGGAAAGAACCCCGTAGAGGTGGAAGAGTACatggtgcgcggcagcaccatCCGCTACATCATTCTGCCGGAGAGCCTCAACACGTACGATGTGCTAAAGCAGGCCTCCGCAAAGAAGAATGGCGCAGCGAAAAAGTAA